Genomic window (Jeotgalibaca ciconiae):
GCCGTTATCTTTGCTTCTTCTTTCGGAATCTTTTTCTGACCGACTGTCAGAGGAAACATGATATTTTCTAATACCGTCATATGCGGGTATAATGCATAATTCTGAAAAACGAATCCGATATTGCGGTCTTTTGGTTCGGTCTTTACCACCGAGCTACCAGCAAAGCGGATATCTCCGGCAGAAGGACTTAATAAACCTGCGATCAGGTTAAGGATGGTTGATTTCCCACAACCACTCGGCCCAAGCAAACAGACCAAATCACCTTTTTCTATTGTAAAATCCACTGATTTTAAAGCTTCAAATCCATTATCGAATACTTTCTTTAAATCGATAACTTCTATCATAGGACAGCCTCCAATATTTTATGATGTCTTAAATTAAAAATAATTTTTCAATAATTTAAGAATAGCAAATAAACAATTTATATACCAGCGGAAAATTATTGGAATCTTCTAATAAATATGAACAAAAAAGTCTAATATAGATTCTAATATTCGTTTTTTACGTATTTTTAAATATAAAAAAGGTTTTTTTCTAAAAAAACATAGCAAAAAACCTCTTCGACCGACAGATACGAAGAGGATGTCTATTATTTAAAATCTAAAAGAATACCATTGAAATAGGTTGCTATTACTTTCGTTTGCAGCAGTTGATCAATGGTATCCTCTAAAATATTATGATCCAATACACAAATATCTGCCAACATACCCGCTTCCAACGATCCAATATCGTTTCTACTTACGGCCATCGCTGCTCCCTTTGTGTGGGCATATAATGCTTCCAAAATTGGGATACGTTGGTCTTTCATCAAACCATGTGAAGGGTTGCCTCCGATATCTTTCCTCGCCACAGCATAGTAAATGGAGTCAAGAGGCGTTACATCTACTACAACCGGTGAATCGGTACCGAACCCCAATGTCGCTCCTTCCTTTAAAAATCCATGAAAAGGAAACATCTGCTTCGCTCGTACCGCCCCTACTTCCGCATCCAACGCTTCCCAACCTACCAATAAATGACTGGGCTGAACAGAAATTACAAGCTGATCTTGTTGTACCAAGTGCATATCATTCCAATCCATTACTTCCAAGTGTTCTAGCGTATTGTATTTTCCTTCCGGAAGCGGATAAAGCATCTGACTTTCCTGGTAATACTCCAAACCTAAACGAATCGCTTGATCTCCAATAGTATGGATACGAATCGGCCACCCTTTTTTATTTGCTTTTAAAATCAAACAGCGCATTTTTTCGACTGCAATTAAAGGAGCTCCGGCATCTCCACTAAAGTATGGATGCGCATATTCTTCTTTCATAAAGGCTGTATGTGTGCTCGTTACACCGTCAAAAAATTGCTTCACTCCACCAAAATTTAGTAGTTCAGAATGATATTTCTTCGCAGTTTGTTCAATTTGTAAAGTCTCTTCGCGCATGGCTGGAAAGAAATTAATTCGTAAGCTTGTATCTTCTTGAGCAGTTTCATACAAAGCTGGATATACTAAATCATCCTTTGCTTCTCCCGTTAAGGCTACGTCGCCAACTGCAGTAATTCCCATTTTATTGAGATGCTGACAGTAAGAGTGAAATTCTTTCGTAAAATTTTCTTGAAAAGGCTCTAAAATTTGGGCTAAATAATGAATCGCGACAGCTTCCAAAAAAACGCCTGTCAATCCTTCGGTATCTGCTAAAGCTTCTCCACTCACATCTTTTGGGACAGTTTCCATTTTTATATTCATGACTTCCAAAGCTTTCGAGTTCATCCAAATCGTATGTGCATCACCAGAAATCAGTAAAACTGGAATATCTGGACAAATATGATCAATTGATTTTCTGGTAGGATAAACATTTTGTCCAAATTCACTACTGTACCAGCCAATCCCAATTTTCCATCCGTTTACCACATCTAGTCGGGGTACTTGGTCCGCAACTTCCTTTTCTGACAAACCGCTAACATAGCTTAGATTTTTGTTAAACAATAAAACAGAGAGATAAAGGTGGACATGAGCGTCAATAAAGCCCGGTATAATCATGTTGTCTCCATAGTCAATCCTCTTCTTGTCTTCTGGAATTTCTTCCATCAAACCGACACGCGTAATTCTTTTTCCCTCAATTTGAACAAAGCCAGCGAATGTGGACTTTGTCCTTGTATCGAAAATATAATTTGATGTAATCAGCACTGTTATAACCCCATTTTCATATTTAAGAATAATTCATTGTAGTAATTCATCACTTCTTGTCCTAAATACTCGTAGTGTTCCAAGTCTTGGATATCTTCTGGATCTGGATAAAGAAGTTTGTTGGCTGTCACTTCACCAGGTAAAAGTTCCTTTGCTGCTTCATTTGGCGTTGCATATTCCACATACTCCGTATTTTGTTTCGCATTTTCTGGCCGAAGCATAAAGTTGATGAAGGCATAGGCTCCTTCTTTATTCTTTACAGTTTTTGGGATAGCAAAATTATCCGTCCAAACGACCCCGCCATTCTCTGGCAAAATATATTCAACGTCAGGATTTTGAGAAGCGACCCAAGCAGCATCTCCTGAATAGCCTATTCCAATAAAAGCATCACCGTTAATCATTAAAGAACGAATTTCATTATTCAAAATCGCATGAATATTAGGTGTTAATTCAGCCAAATATTTAGCTGCTTCCTGTAAACTATCGTAATTAATTTCATTCAAAGATAATTCCATTGCCTGCAATGCAATTCCCATGGATTCTCTAGCACCATCAAGTAGTAATACTTCGTTTTTAAAAACAGGATTCCATAAATCTGCCCATGTCCGAATATTATGATCAGGCAGTTCTTTTGTATTAACCATGATTCCTACTGTTCCCCAAAAATAGGGAATCGTGTACTGGTTGTTCGGATCATAGGGCTGATCCATCAAAAACTCAGAATTATATTCCATACCAACGATTTTATTATGGTCTAGTGGTACAAGTAAATCTTTTTCAATCATTTTAGGAATAATAGATCCACTGGGGAACACCAAATCATAATTTGTTCCGCCTTGCGAAATTTTCGTTTCCATTGCTTCATTTGAATCAAAGGTATCGTAAACAACATGATAACCTGTTTCTTCTTCAAACTTCGTTATTAAATCTCGATCGATATAGTCTCCCCAATTAAATATAGTTACTGTATTGCCACTGCTAGAGTCATTGGATTGCGAAGAAATAAATGCACGTAGGCCAAAGATTACAATAATCGCCGCAATTATTCCTCCAAAAAATATATTTAATTTCTTCACTTTGCATTCCTCACATATCTTTCATTTT
Coding sequences:
- a CDS encoding amidohydrolase, whose product is MTVLITSNYIFDTRTKSTFAGFVQIEGKRITRVGLMEEIPEDKKRIDYGDNMIIPGFIDAHVHLYLSVLLFNKNLSYVSGLSEKEVADQVPRLDVVNGWKIGIGWYSSEFGQNVYPTRKSIDHICPDIPVLLISGDAHTIWMNSKALEVMNIKMETVPKDVSGEALADTEGLTGVFLEAVAIHYLAQILEPFQENFTKEFHSYCQHLNKMGITAVGDVALTGEAKDDLVYPALYETAQEDTSLRINFFPAMREETLQIEQTAKKYHSELLNFGGVKQFFDGVTSTHTAFMKEEYAHPYFSGDAGAPLIAVEKMRCLILKANKKGWPIRIHTIGDQAIRLGLEYYQESQMLYPLPEGKYNTLEHLEVMDWNDMHLVQQDQLVISVQPSHLLVGWEALDAEVGAVRAKQMFPFHGFLKEGATLGFGTDSPVVVDVTPLDSIYYAVARKDIGGNPSHGLMKDQRIPILEALYAHTKGAAMAVSRNDIGSLEAGMLADICVLDHNILEDTIDQLLQTKVIATYFNGILLDFK
- a CDS encoding ABC transporter substrate-binding protein; the protein is MKKLNIFFGGIIAAIIVIFGLRAFISSQSNDSSSGNTVTIFNWGDYIDRDLITKFEEETGYHVVYDTFDSNEAMETKISQGGTNYDLVFPSGSIIPKMIEKDLLVPLDHNKIVGMEYNSEFLMDQPYDPNNQYTIPYFWGTVGIMVNTKELPDHNIRTWADLWNPVFKNEVLLLDGARESMGIALQAMELSLNEINYDSLQEAAKYLAELTPNIHAILNNEIRSLMINGDAFIGIGYSGDAAWVASQNPDVEYILPENGGVVWTDNFAIPKTVKNKEGAYAFINFMLRPENAKQNTEYVEYATPNEAAKELLPGEVTANKLLYPDPEDIQDLEHYEYLGQEVMNYYNELFLNMKMGL